A region from the Alosa alosa isolate M-15738 ecotype Scorff River chromosome 7, AALO_Geno_1.1, whole genome shotgun sequence genome encodes:
- the exosc1 gene encoding exosome complex component CSL4, producing the protein MSPMKLCVPGERLCSTEDCIPGTGTYLRHGYIFASLAGYVLRKNEGEELPVISVVKETETQLLPDVGAIVTCKVTSINPRFAKVHILYVGSTPLKDRFRGTIRKEDVRATEKDKVETYKCFRPGDIVLAKVISLGDVQSNYLLTTAENELGVVVAHSEAGAQMVPVSWCEMQCPRTHAKEFRKVARVQPEYLQA; encoded by the exons ATGTCGCCGATGAAGCTGTGTGTTCCAG GTGAGAGGCTTTGCAGCACGGAAGATTGCATACCTGGAACGGGCACGTACCTTAGACATGGATATATCTTCGCCTCTCTTGCGGGCTACGTGCTGAGAAAAAAcgaaggagaggag CTACCCGTAATCTCTGTTGTAAAGGAGACAGAGACGCAGTTATTACCCGATGTTGGCGCTATAGTAACCTGCAAG GTGACCAGTATTAATCCCAGGTTTGCTAAGGTTCACATCCTCTACGTTGGTTCCACCCCACTGAAGGACAGGTTCAGAGGGACCATAAG GAAAGAAGATGTAAGAGCAACAGAAAAAGACAAG GTTGAAACCTATAAATGCTTTCGACCTGGTGATATCGTCCTTGCAAAAGTG ATCTCCCTTGGTGATGTGCAGTCCAATTATCTCTTGACAACAGCAGAAAATGAGCTTGGTGTTGTGGTGGCCCACAGTGAAGCAG GTGCTCAGATGGTGCCTGTCAGCTGGTGTGAGATGCAGTGTCCGCGCACCCATGCAAAGGAGTTCCGCAAGGTGGCGCGGGTGCAGCCGGAGTACCTCCAGGCGTAA
- the pgam1b gene encoding phosphoglycerate mutase 1b, translating into MAAYKLVLIRHGESCWNQENRFCGWFDADLSDTGVQEAQRGGLALKESGYEFDICYTSVLKRAIRTLWLVLEQIDQMWLPVHRTWRLNERHYGGLTGLNKAETAAKHGEAQVKIWRRSFDIPPPPMDANHDFYTNISKDRRYADLTDDQLPSCESLKDTIARALPFWNEEIVPQIKEGKRVLIAAHGNSLRGIVKHLEGMSDEDIMELNLPTGIPILYELDKNLKPVKPMQFLGDEETVQKAMAAVAAQGKAKK; encoded by the exons ATGGCCGCTTACAAGCTGGTGTTAATTCGTCATGGTGAGAGCTGCTGGAACCAGGAAAACCGCTTCTGCGGCTGGTTTGATGCCGACTTAAGTGACACGGGAGTCCAGGAGGCCCAGCGAGGTGGTCTCGCCTTGAAAG AGTCCGGCTATGAATTTGACATATGCTACACTTCAGTTCTGAAGCGGGCAATTAGAACCCTGTGGTTGGTTCTGGAACAGATTGACCAGATGTGGCTACCAGTGCACCGGACCTGGCGCCTGAATGAACGACACTATGGTGGTCTAACTGGGTTAAACAAAGCTGAGACAGCTGCTAAGCATGGTGAGGCCCAAGTGAAGATCTGGAGACGTTCATTTGACATTCCCCCTCCACCCATGGATGCGAATCATGACTTCTACACCAACATCAGCAAG GACCGTCGTTACGCTGACCTAACAGATGACCAGCTACCTTCCTGTGAGAGCCTGAAGGACACAATTGCGAGGGCCCTGCCATTCTGGAATGAAGAAATTGTCCCACAAATCAAAGAGGGCAAAAGGGTGCTGATTGCTGCTCATGGCAACAGTCTGAGGGGCATTGTCAAACACTTGGAGG GGATGTCAGATGAAGACATCATGGAGCTGAACTTACCCACTGGGATCCCCATCCTGTATGAGCTGGACAAGAACCTGAAGCCTGTCAAGCCCATGCAGTTCCTGGGAGACGAAGAGACAGTGCAAAAAGCCATGGCGGCTGTGGCAGCACAAGGCAAGGCCAAGAAAtag
- the gpr139 gene encoding probable G-protein coupled receptor 139: MEPSHIFPALSPNQSAEGGGDWSVAPQACPLRPLPVIYYSTLLCLGLPANLLTVLVLSQLMSRRQKSSYIYLLALAAADILVLLLVVFVDFLLEDFLLRAPLPAVLRDVVQVLEFWALHTSVWVAVPLTVDRYVAVCHPLRYPSISYPARTRRVIAAVYVGCLLTATPYLWWPDLWRGLSAVGRAGGALGARNASELVLDGTQAHRTVGQHALVWTHCLTVYAAPCSVFFALNAAIVRRLRSRMHSHGRLRLRGLATGRTTAILLAVTSMFAILWAPRTALLLYRLYAPQPQSPHSARLLHLLADVANMLALLNTGVNFFLYCFISKRFRAVAASALRALPRCRPPPPPFYAGHAISASSSPWISPANSQRVRMFVYQYDKHGRPVCISS, encoded by the exons ATGGAGCCCAGTCACATCTTCCCTGCTCTGTCTCCCAACCAGAGTgcggagggagggggagactgGAGTGTGGCGCCCCAGGCGTGCCCCCTCAGACCACTGCCCGTCATCTACTACAGCACCCTGCTCTGCCTCGGCCTGCCAG CTAATCTGTTGACCGTCTTGGTGCTGTCCCAGCTGATGTCGCGCCGTCAAAAGTCCTCCTACATCTACCTGCTGGCCCTGGCCGCAGCGGACATTCTGGTGCTGCTCCTGGTGGTGTTTGTGGACTTCCTGCTGGAGGACTTCCTGCTGAGGGCGCCGTTGCCCGCGGTGCTGCGGGACGTGGTGCAGGTGCTGGAGTTCTGGGCACTTCACACCTCTGTGTGGGTGGCCGTGCCGCTCACGGTGGACCGCTACGTGGCCGTGTGCCACCCTCTGCGCTACCCGTCCATCTCCTACCCTGCGCGAACGCGCCGAGTCATCGCCGCCGTTTACGTGGGCTGCCTGCTCACTGCCACCCCCTACCTGTGGTGGCCGGACCTGTGGCGCGGACTGTCCGCGGTGGGGCGGGCAGGGGGGGCGCTGGGGGCCAGGAACGCGAGCGAGCTCGTGCTGGACGGGACGCAGGCCCACAGGACGGTGGGGCAGCACGCGCTCGTGTGGACCCACTGCCTGACGGTCTACGCCGCTCCGTGCTCCGTCTTCTTCGCTCTGAACGCCGCCATCGTGAGGCGCCTGCGCAGCCGCATGCACAGCCACGGCCGCCTGCGGCTAAGAGGCCTGGCCACCGGCCGCACCACCGCCATCCTGCTGGCGGTCACCTCCATGTTCGCCATCCTGTGGGCGCCGCGCACCGCCCTCCTGCTCTACCGCCTCTACGCCCCCCAGCCCCAGAGCCCCCACTCCGCCCGCCTCCTGCACCTGCTCGCCGACGTGGCTAACATGCTAGCGCTGCTCAACACTGGGGTCAACTTCTTCCTGTACTGCTTCATCAGCAAGCGCTTCCGCGCTGTGGCCGCCAGCGCTCTGAGGGCCCTGCCCCGGTGCCGGCCGCCCCCGCCGCCCTTCTATGCAGGCCACGCCATCTCGGCCTCCAGCAGCCCCTGGATCTCCCCTGCCAACTCGCAGCGTGTCCGGATGTTCGTCTACCAGTATGACAAACACGGGCGGCCTGTGTGCATCTCCTCTTGA
- the knop1 gene encoding lysine-rich nucleolar protein 1, protein MNKEGEPISTKKKKRKEKEVVEDDNEQSDIIESEAIMEKGEKKKKKKSSCDHHIATENRESNMETDIIVIEEDPAGTEVKKKKKKKKKSSCDISALDAGDQVIATKNRVSNMEMDIIVIEDDPAGTEVKKKKKKKKKNELQSKQGINSEEDVLPDCEGGEKKKNGEALTTVNDCDISGFDSAEKDSVETLKKTKKKKKRKADENNGDIEKNGSENTNGQKADIEGSVTVEDRKKEKKKRRKHDGLEEDACLTSTIKQTEHKKEKKNRKDSSHVEDMTNTATGSQLEILEEKPMDGKTKKGEKKTDISEAHELENNHMQGGKKKQKKKKANEVEPTQQLVDNEKHEGEATGTEAVNRKKRKKNKNDPAKTEVETPTPKTRVETPTPKTRVETPTPKTRVETPTPKTRVEVETPTPKKKQKISEESTPAKTVKKEESVEEHQEVTEVVFLSEKPGNQDEILINQERRLALQREIDEESQPKSTFGQWSTATFDSSDQQQKFLRLMGGFKKGNQPAASGVGRPNMALGKEEQQSLQQKLLGQFERAQNRRMDFTSKGAGLGFTAPSNKKFSIDVNASRSVKFDD, encoded by the exons ATGAATAAGGAAGGGGAGCCCATTTCCaccaagaaaaagaaaagaaaagaaaaagaggtggTCGAAGACGATAATGAGCAAAGTGACATCATTGAGAGTGAAGCGATAATggaaaaaggagaaaagaagaaaaagaagaaaagctCCTGTGACCACCACATAGCCACAGAAAACAGAGAGTCAAACATGGAAACGGACATCATTGTAATAGAGGAGGACCCTGCAGGTACTGaggtgaagaagaagaagaagaagaagaagaaaagctcCTGTGACATCAGTGCCCTTGATGCCGGTGACCAAGTCATAGCCACAAAAAACAGAGTGTCAAACATGGAAATGGACATCATTGTAATAGAGGATGACCCTGCAGGTACTGaggtgaagaagaagaagaagaagaagaagaagaatgaaTTGCAAAGTAAACAGGGCATCAATTCTGAAGAGGATGTACTACCAGACTGTGAAggtggagagaagaaaaagaatggGGAGGCATTAACAACTGTAAATGATTGTGACATTTCTGGCTTTGACTCTGCAGAGAAAGACTCGGTGGAAACActaaaaaagacaaagaaaaagaaaaaaagaaaagctgaCGAGAATAACGGTGACATTGAAAAGAATGGGTCTGAGAACACTAACGGACAGAAGGCAGACATTGAGGGAAGCGTCACTGttgaagacagaaagaaagaaaagaagaagagaagaaaacatgATGGCCTAGAAGAAGATGCATGCTTAACAAGTACCATTAAACAAACGGAAcacaagaaagagaaaaagaatagGAAAGATAGCAGTCATGTGGAGGATATGACAAACACTGCCACAGGATCCCAACTAGAAATACTAGAAGAGAAACCAATGGATGGCAAgacaaaaaagggggaaaagaaaACAGATATTTCTGAAGCACATGAGCTGGAGAACAACCACATGCAagggggaaagaaaaaacagaaaaagaaaaaggctAATGAAGTGGAACCAACTCAACAGCTTGTTGACAACGAGAAGCATGAGGGAGAAGCCACTGGAACTGAAGCTGTAAAcaggaagaagagaaaaaagaacaaaaatgaTCCTGCAAAGACAGAAGTAGAGACACCAACACCAAAGACACGTGTAGAGACACCAACACCAAAGACACGTGTAGAGACACCAACACCAAAGACACGTGTAGAGACACCAACACCAAAGACACGTGTAGAGGTAGAGACACCAACACCGAAGAAGAAACAGAAAATATCTGAAGAGAGCACTCCAGCAAAGACAGTCAAAAAGGAAGAGTCTGTAGAGGAACATCAAGAG GTGACTGAGGTGGTCTTTTTGTCAGAGAAGCCTGGTAACCAGGATGAAATTTTGATTAACCAG GAAAGACGGTTGGCCCTGCAAAGAGAAATTGACGAGGAATCACAGCCAAAATCT ACTTTTGGACAGTGGAGCACTGCCACCTTTGACAGTTCAGACCAACAGCAGAAGTTCTTGCGACTGATGGGTGGCTTCAAGAAAGGCAATCAGCCAGCTGCGTCAGGTGTTGGACGGCCAAACATGGCTCTGGGGAAGGAGGAACAACAGAGCCTGCAGCAGAAACTCCTGGGACAGTTTGAGCGTGCGCAAAATCGTAGAATGGATTTTACAAGCAAAGGAGCAGGACTTGGATTCACTGCGCCAAGCAATAAGAAGTTCTCGATCGATGTGAATGCCAGCCGCTcagttaaatttgatgactGA
- the gprc5bb gene encoding G protein-coupled receptor, class C, group 5, member Bb: MALSPALLFLLSVISCGSTEDSDSHPQPPRGCGSSVGVPYQVLCDLESVWGVVLEAVACGGAVTALVLALVLLTRLRYVPEPERRSGVGPLLLLLAGTVGLFGLSFAFLVGRGEGLCVLRRALWGPLFALCFSCLLAQALRLRRLAAGKRGPTGGSLAGLAVALTLVQGVIAAEWLLLTVLREGHAACDYLPVDFTLACSYALGLLLMAAGLSLGVVLCGGGRSETLRRRWRCNGVWLFLSCLASLILWAAWLGFYLYNDLVATSVLHHGRPDWDEPALAVALVTEGWALLLFHAIPEAHLCLRQEPQFSMASPEFYDTTNQSSSQLQDQGFEDEVPPTQRPPFADNQAFTIEEHSAALRSGAYHNGLAGARQGLPFRSHVYQPTEMALLMNSGTIPTAPPNFTGRQLW; encoded by the exons ATGGCCCTCAGCcctgccctcctcttcctcttgtcCGTGATCAGCTGTGGCTCGACCGAGGACTCCGACTCCCACCCTCAGCCCCCACGGGGCTGCGGCTCATCGGTGGGGGTCCCGTATCAGGTGCTGTGCGACCTGGAGTCCGTGTGGGGCGTGGTCCTGGAGGCCGTGGCGTGCGGCGGGGCGGTGACGGCCCTGGTGCTGGCCCTGGTGCTGCTGACCCGGCTGCGCTACGTGCCCGAGCCCGAGCGGCGCAGCGGCGTGGGCccgctcctgctgctgctcgcCGGGACGGTGGGCCTCTTCGGCCTCTCCTTCGCCTTCCTGGTGGGCCGCGGGGAGGGCCTGTGCGTGCTGCGGAGGGCCCTCTGGGGGCCGCTCTTCGCCCTCTGCTTCTCCTGCCTGCTGGCGCAGGCGCTGCGGCTGAGGAGGCTGGCGGCCGGGAAGCGCGGCCCAACGGGGGGGTCTCTGGCCGGCCTGGCGGTGGCGCTGACTCTGGTGCAGGGGGTGATCGCGGCCGAGTGGCTGCTGCTGACGGTGCTCCGTGAGGGCCACGCGGCCTGCGACTACCTGCCCGTGGACTTCACGCTGGCCTGCAGCTATGCGCTGGGGCTGCTGCTGATGGCCGCAGGCCTGTCTCTGGGCGTGGTGCTGTGCGGAGGGGGGCGGTCGGAGACGCTCCGGCGCAGGTGGAGGTGTAACGGAGTCTGGCTCTTCCTGTCCTGCCTCGCCTCGCTCATCCTCTGGGCGGCCTGGCTTGGCTTCTATCTCTACAACGACCTGGTGGCCACGTCAGTGCTGCACCATGGGCGACCCGATTGGGACGAGCCCGCACTGGCCGTCGCCCTGGTGACGGAAGGGTGGGCACTGCTGCTATTCCATGCCATCCCAGAGGCTCACCTGTGTCTGCGGCAGGAGCCTCAGTTTAGCATGGCATCGCCGGAATTCTACGACACTACCAATCAGTCGTCCTCTCAGCTCCAGGACCAAGGCTTTGAGGACGAAGTACCCCCAACACAAAGACCTCCATTTGCAGACAACCAGGCCTTCACCATAGAGGAACACAGTGCAG CTCTTCGGTCCGGTGCATACCATAATGGCCTGGCAGGGGCTCGGCAGGGCCTGCCGTTCAGAAGTCATGTGTACCAGCCCACGGAAATGGCATTACTGATGAACAGTGGAACA attCCTACAGCACCTCCAAACTTCACTGGAAGACAGCTATGGTGA